In the Bacillota bacterium genome, CTCACGGCCGCCGTGGTGGTTACCGAATACGCGGTCCCGTCCTTGTAATACGCGGGCTTGTCAACGAACTGGATCACGGCGCCGTTGGGGAGCCCGACCACCAATCCCTCGGTGATGGTTTCGTCGGGCATGACCTGCGTTCCGCCCTCGGTTATCCGGTAGAACCTATCGTTTTTGACCTGGTAGATCATGACCTCGTACACCGTGTTCGTGGTCGGCCAGCTACCGGGCCCGACGTCGATACGGCCCCTCGCTGGTTGGGGCGTGATAGAGGTGGAGGGGTCGGTAAAGACGGCGTCGCTGAGGATCGTGAGGGTGTAACTTGCGTCGGCAAGCGGCGTGCCTGCGACGACAATCCCACCATGCCCGCGGTTTGTGCCGGCCTCAACCGTCACCGAGGCAGGCTGCTCGGGGGCCACCACGACCGTCTCGGTGCGCGTGACAGTCCGCGTCCGGGGGGTGAACGTGCCGTCCAGCAGGGTCATGCCGTTGTACGCTGTGGAAGTTACGAGCGACCGGAACTCCCGCATCAGCCCCGCCCAGGCGGTCTGAAGCGCCGTCCGGTCGGCCTCCGACAGGGTGGGGTTCGCGGATTGCACTGCCATGTCCCGCATGCGAAGCAAAACGTCGCCGGCCGCGGCCAGCCCGCTTTCAGCGGTGTCGAGCAGTTCCCGACCTGCCTGGACGTTTCGCCGAGCCTGCCGCGCGCCCAAAACCTCGGCCCTGAGGCGCTGGGCAGCGGCCAGTTCGGCCGGGCCGTGAGCTGCCGTACGTACGGCAAGCCCGCTGGCCAGGGTGGCTACCGCGCGGCTGAGCTCCCGGGCCGCCGTACCCTGCAGGCGAAGGATACCCGGCATC is a window encoding:
- a CDS encoding flagellin translates to MRVGSVPMPGILRLQGTAARELSRAVATLASGLAVRTAAHGPAELAAAQRLRAEVLGARQARRNVQAGRELLDTAESGLAAAGDVLLRMRDMAVQSANPTLSEADRTALQTAWAGLMREFRSLVTSTAYNGMTLLDGTFTPRTRTVTRTETVVVAPEQPASVTVEAGTNRGHGGIVVAGTPLADASYTLTILSDAVFTDPSTSITPQPARGRIDVGPGSWPTTNTVYEVMIYQVKNDRFYRITEGGTQVMPDETITEGLVVGLPNGAVIQFVDKPAYYKDGTAYSVTTTAAVSQPAQYQISGPEGDQTGTVSQNPVDLGNGLTLSFDSPGQDLAYLTGDTFTITATAARPAVTAEQTVTETVTAGRPLVLQIGPAPGAQLRLTLPEVTPEALGIDQLALPSPDSADQALTLLDTATEHVHSGRAAIGALTNALQHVEQRMEVHELNLQQAVSHLVDADFALEASRLNGALTRVRLSGAAVRSYTAALRDSLSGLLVSVTDIQGRAPVPALRAWTA